In the genome of Paenibacillus sp. FSL R5-0766, one region contains:
- a CDS encoding response regulator: MTLSIMIVDDDVVSRSMLHDIIESCGIGELAGMAEGGIEGARMIMDLRPDVVLIDLLMPDQDGIETVAKLKHGGYTGKFIMISQVENKEMVGAAYQNGIEFFIHKPINRVEVEHVLSKVNEQWKYERYVLEIKQSMARLNLVEAPAPAQGRTVRDAARSILMDLGIIGESGSKDIVALMEYAIDQKQVAEWPPLKESYEAVAKTYKSTPKDVEKESKAMEQRIRRTVIAALTNMASIGLTDYSNHKFEHYAPLYFDFQDVRMKMRAMEEDQAGDKGKVNIKKFLHVFYMETIEKMNN; this comes from the coding sequence ATGACACTTTCTATCATGATCGTGGATGATGATGTGGTGAGCCGGAGTATGCTGCATGATATCATTGAATCCTGTGGAATCGGCGAGCTTGCAGGCATGGCAGAGGGCGGTATAGAAGGAGCTCGAATGATCATGGATCTGCGTCCCGATGTGGTGCTGATTGATCTGCTGATGCCGGATCAGGACGGAATTGAGACGGTAGCGAAGCTGAAGCACGGCGGTTATACCGGGAAATTCATTATGATCTCTCAGGTGGAGAATAAAGAGATGGTAGGGGCTGCCTACCAAAACGGAATTGAATTCTTCATTCATAAACCGATTAATCGGGTGGAAGTGGAGCATGTGCTCAGCAAAGTGAATGAACAGTGGAAGTATGAACGTTACGTGCTGGAGATTAAACAGTCGATGGCCCGATTGAATCTGGTGGAAGCGCCTGCCCCTGCCCAAGGTCGTACGGTGCGAGATGCGGCAAGAAGCATTCTGATGGATCTGGGGATTATCGGAGAAAGTGGCAGCAAGGATATTGTGGCCCTTATGGAGTATGCAATTGACCAGAAGCAGGTCGCGGAGTGGCCGCCGCTGAAGGAGTCGTATGAAGCGGTGGCCAAGACGTACAAGTCTACGCCCAAAGACGTGGAGAAAGAGAGCAAGGCGATGGAACAACGCATTCGCAGAACCGTAATTGCCGCACTAACCAACATGGCCTCGATTGGACTCACCGATTATAGCAACCACAAGTTCGAACATTATGCTCCCCTCTACTTCGACTTCCAGGATGTTCGAATGAAGATGAGAGCGATGGAAGAAGATCAGGCAGGAGACAAAGGCAAGGTTAATATCAAAAAGTTCCTGCATGTGTTCTATATGGAGACAATTGAAAAGATGAATAACTGA
- a CDS encoding transporter substrate-binding domain-containing protein, protein MKKVASIVMASVLALTLSACGAAKSGEESNAQSANGSAVEKYTFGTDATYPPFEFQKDGKYVGIDIDLMNAIAEEEGFEVEIKPMDFKGIIPAITANQLDGAIAGISITDERKKVVDFSDPYYQAGLSLIVHEDNADIQSPEDLKGKIIAIKKGTSGANLADEYAKTYGATVKYFDDSPSMYQEVANKNADATLEDFPVISYKIAIDPNAKLKIVGDRLNGDFYGIAVAKGDAELQKKINDGLKKLQENGKYDEIVGNYLGTTAK, encoded by the coding sequence ATGAAAAAGGTAGCATCCATTGTAATGGCGTCCGTTCTTGCTCTAACACTTAGTGCCTGCGGTGCAGCAAAGTCCGGTGAAGAGAGCAATGCACAATCGGCAAATGGTTCAGCTGTTGAGAAATACACATTTGGTACCGATGCAACGTATCCCCCTTTTGAGTTCCAGAAGGACGGCAAATATGTAGGGATCGATATTGACCTCATGAACGCGATTGCGGAAGAAGAGGGCTTTGAGGTAGAGATCAAACCGATGGACTTCAAAGGCATCATTCCGGCTATTACGGCGAATCAGTTGGACGGAGCCATTGCAGGCATTAGTATTACGGACGAACGTAAAAAAGTCGTGGACTTCTCGGACCCGTATTATCAGGCCGGTCTGTCCCTAATCGTACATGAAGATAACGCGGACATCCAAAGTCCTGAAGATTTAAAAGGAAAAATTATTGCGATTAAAAAAGGAACCTCAGGTGCCAATCTCGCAGATGAATATGCGAAAACCTATGGGGCAACCGTGAAATATTTTGATGACAGCCCATCGATGTATCAGGAAGTCGCGAACAAAAACGCAGATGCTACACTGGAGGATTTCCCTGTCATCTCCTATAAGATCGCCATCGATCCAAACGCCAAACTCAAAATCGTTGGAGACCGATTGAACGGTGACTTCTACGGCATTGCTGTTGCCAAAGGCGATGCGGAGTTGCAGAAGAAGATTAATGATGGACTGAAGAAATTGCAGGAAAACGGAAAGTACGACGAGATTGTTGGCAACTATCTGGGAACAACGGCTAAATAG
- a CDS encoding dihydroorotate dehydrogenase — translation MLSMACNIAGVSMKNPIIMASGTFGFGREYAEYYDPAVLGGIAGKGLTLHPRAGNTGSRIDETASGMLNSVGLENPGIAAFLQEELDEMIKWDTAVIANVGGANLEEYVQAIALITENAQKRRTMHCRGVDMIELNISCPNVKQGGMQFGIQTETAREVVRQVRNVTTLPLVVKLSPNAENITQMAYMCEEEGADGVSLVNTFSAMKIDIRRRRSVFANTYAGLSGPAIKPIALRIVHQVAQAVSIPVIGMGGICSVEDIVEFIMVGASAVQVGTYNFVHLRAGAELVEGLEQWMQREKVYSLDEIRGVI, via the coding sequence ATGCTCTCCATGGCGTGTAACATTGCTGGTGTGTCTATGAAAAATCCGATCATCATGGCTTCAGGCACGTTCGGATTCGGACGTGAATATGCGGAATATTACGATCCTGCGGTATTGGGCGGCATCGCTGGCAAAGGGCTCACTCTGCATCCGAGGGCTGGAAATACAGGCTCACGGATCGATGAGACAGCATCCGGGATGCTCAATAGTGTAGGGCTGGAGAATCCGGGGATTGCCGCCTTTTTGCAGGAGGAACTGGATGAGATGATAAAGTGGGATACGGCGGTGATCGCCAATGTGGGTGGTGCCAATCTGGAGGAATACGTTCAGGCTATCGCTTTAATTACGGAAAATGCACAGAAGCGGCGTACCATGCATTGCCGGGGCGTGGATATGATCGAATTGAATATCTCCTGTCCCAATGTGAAGCAGGGCGGGATGCAATTCGGCATTCAGACGGAGACAGCTCGGGAGGTCGTGAGGCAGGTACGGAATGTGACGACACTTCCGCTGGTCGTCAAGCTGTCTCCCAATGCAGAGAATATTACGCAGATGGCATACATGTGTGAGGAGGAAGGCGCGGACGGCGTCTCGCTGGTCAATACCTTTTCGGCGATGAAAATTGATATTCGTCGCCGTCGCAGCGTTTTTGCGAATACGTATGCCGGTCTTTCCGGACCAGCCATCAAGCCGATCGCCCTGCGCATAGTGCATCAGGTGGCACAGGCGGTGTCGATTCCGGTGATTGGCATGGGAGGTATTTGTTCGGTGGAGGATATTGTGGAATTCATTATGGTTGGAGCATCGGCCGTCCAGGTAGGGACGTATAATTTTGTTCATTTGCGTGCAGGAGCTGAGTTGGTGGAAGGACTTGAACAATGGATGCAGCGGGAAAAGGTGTATTCATTGGATGAGATCCGGGGAGTAATATAA
- a CDS encoding response regulator, with the protein MKVILVDDERLALIGLQKSLEKEVSGIEIIATYMNPTEAVAGIVEHRPDVVFLDIHMPEMDGMDLGRQIQAATPGTEIIFVTSYDQYAVHAFELQALDYVMKPIQKDRLKQTVSRVREKLSVKREQRSKDTNVPLICCFNQIQFKLPGKDIQVAKWRTSKAQELFAYLLHHRNQVVHRSVLLELLWPGMEEEKTAHQLYTAIYHVRQTLKTCNMDMITIQSGHLEAGYRLELGEAQLDSEQWEREIRQWKVVDASTVHAYEQALHLYKGTYLGNYEYMWAEPERERLRYLWLYHMRQLSLYYQQHGLAEKVIESTQRIQHMLPDEEESYFMLMKLYDEIHNDLGVEEQYRLLTTRMEQDLEIPISEDITEWYQDWKLGLTKVMRR; encoded by the coding sequence GTGAAAGTGATATTGGTTGACGACGAACGTCTAGCGTTGATAGGCCTTCAAAAATCACTAGAAAAAGAAGTAAGCGGCATTGAAATTATTGCTACATATATGAATCCAACAGAGGCTGTGGCGGGTATTGTGGAGCACCGTCCCGATGTTGTATTTCTGGATATTCATATGCCGGAGATGGATGGTATGGATCTCGGAAGACAGATTCAGGCGGCAACACCGGGCACCGAAATTATATTTGTGACCAGTTACGATCAATATGCGGTGCATGCTTTCGAACTACAGGCTTTGGATTATGTGATGAAGCCCATCCAAAAGGATCGATTGAAGCAGACGGTAAGCCGCGTAAGAGAGAAACTGAGCGTAAAACGCGAGCAGCGGTCAAAGGATACAAACGTACCTTTAATTTGCTGTTTTAATCAGATTCAGTTTAAGCTTCCAGGAAAGGATATCCAGGTTGCCAAATGGCGTACAAGCAAGGCGCAGGAGCTGTTTGCATACTTGCTTCACCACCGGAACCAGGTCGTCCATCGCAGTGTTCTGCTGGAGCTTCTGTGGCCGGGAATGGAAGAGGAGAAGACGGCACACCAACTCTACACTGCGATTTATCATGTCCGCCAAACCCTGAAAACTTGCAATATGGATATGATCACGATTCAGAGTGGACACCTGGAGGCAGGTTATCGACTCGAATTGGGTGAGGCTCAGTTGGATAGTGAGCAGTGGGAACGGGAAATCAGGCAATGGAAAGTCGTAGACGCAAGTACCGTTCATGCCTATGAGCAAGCGCTTCATCTATATAAGGGTACCTATCTTGGCAATTATGAATACATGTGGGCTGAACCTGAGCGGGAAAGATTACGCTATCTTTGGTTGTATCATATGAGACAACTAAGTCTGTACTACCAGCAGCATGGGCTGGCGGAGAAAGTGATCGAGAGTACACAACGTATCCAGCATATGCTTCCGGATGAAGAAGAAAGTTATTTTATGCTAATGAAGTTATATGATGAAATACACAACGATCTCGGTGTGGAGGAGCAGTATCGTCTCTTAACCACCAGAATGGAGCAAGATTTGGAGATACCGATCAGTGAGGACATTACCGAATGGTATCAGGACTGGAAGCTCGGTTTAACCAAAGTCATGAGAAGATAA
- a CDS encoding ATP-binding protein, translating into MLLEWVKRSMRNWVKNENVQMTAIAFATAVGAQFKINPFREDYFRIGLGVSILLFLLMIMPHLSYVKTGILTGIASFLFQSADLINHVQTVSILESMRDNLGAGVYYVVFAYGLSKFKHRFHEMQPLLLGGLITCIDFSSNLVELLLRGMLSGTNIFYMKEWLYLLVVGGLRSYFVIGLYNSIAVRQMRLLHAEQEKRMEQMLSVNSGLYGEVFYLKKAMNTIEGITADSYDLYRDLREQDMNQYSQRTLGIAQQIHEVKKDSQRILAGLLKLYDNEKAVNMSLSEVLNFASKANRKYSEMLHKQVEIDIEQQYDCESPYYIPLLTVMNNLIANAVEAIEHEGTVRVRVYEQEDDVHFVVMDTGKGVPEAKRDVIFEPGYTTKFNEVGIAATGIGLSHVRDIVQSLAGQIKVESAPPGETGTTFAIAIPKMNLIKGADVDDTFYHDRG; encoded by the coding sequence ATGTTGTTAGAGTGGGTGAAGAGATCGATGCGCAATTGGGTCAAAAATGAGAATGTACAGATGACGGCCATTGCCTTTGCCACAGCGGTAGGGGCACAATTCAAGATAAATCCGTTCCGGGAAGATTACTTCCGTATCGGGCTGGGGGTTAGCATCCTTTTATTTCTGCTGATGATCATGCCACACCTATCTTATGTGAAGACAGGAATCCTGACAGGCATCGCAAGTTTCCTGTTTCAGTCGGCAGATCTCATCAATCATGTACAGACCGTCTCCATACTGGAAAGCATGCGGGACAACCTGGGGGCAGGCGTGTATTATGTGGTCTTTGCTTATGGGCTTAGCAAGTTCAAGCATCGATTCCATGAGATGCAGCCTCTTCTGCTCGGCGGGTTAATCACATGTATCGATTTCTCCTCTAATCTTGTTGAGCTTCTTCTTCGCGGAATGTTAAGCGGGACCAATATCTTTTATATGAAGGAATGGTTGTATCTGCTTGTGGTAGGCGGTTTGCGAAGTTACTTTGTGATTGGGCTCTATAACAGCATTGCGGTGAGGCAGATGCGGCTTTTACATGCAGAACAGGAGAAGCGGATGGAGCAGATGTTGAGTGTGAACTCGGGTCTGTATGGCGAGGTCTTTTACCTGAAGAAAGCGATGAATACGATCGAAGGTATTACGGCGGACAGCTATGATCTATATCGCGATCTCCGGGAGCAGGACATGAACCAATACAGTCAGCGCACGCTGGGCATCGCTCAGCAGATTCATGAAGTGAAGAAGGATTCACAACGCATTCTCGCGGGTCTGCTGAAGCTGTATGATAACGAAAAAGCGGTCAACATGAGCTTGTCCGAAGTGCTGAACTTTGCCAGCAAAGCAAACCGGAAATATAGCGAAATGCTGCATAAGCAGGTTGAGATCGACATCGAGCAACAGTATGATTGTGAGTCTCCGTATTACATTCCTCTTCTCACGGTTATGAATAACCTGATTGCCAATGCGGTAGAAGCGATTGAGCATGAAGGGACGGTCCGAGTTCGTGTGTATGAGCAGGAAGATGACGTGCATTTCGTCGTGATGGATACTGGAAAAGGCGTACCTGAAGCCAAACGGGATGTTATCTTCGAACCGGGCTATACAACAAAGTTTAATGAAGTCGGCATTGCCGCGACGGGCATTGGCCTGTCCCATGTACGTGATATCGTTCAGTCGTTGGCGGGACAAATTAAGGTTGAGTCGGCGCCTCCAGGAGAGACAGGGACAACATTCGCTATAGCTATTCCCAAAATGAATCTAATCAAGGGGGCCGATGTCGATGACACTTTCTATCATGATCGTGGATGA
- a CDS encoding ATP-binding protein produces MKLLQTKRRDRYKYLIIMLIIFGVLIGMRSVWSELFHTVDEHRAVNGVLDLRDVDLDQSPVMYLNGEWELYPDELLTQQDIAKRNGGAKSVQVPGDWRIGQSQEQENSFGYGTYRLRILTDPLQTPVTFWFKGIQSSSEVEMNGYNDGGMGEVSADSSTYIPRSTSYTATYDQEGTTSIELLVRVANYDSPYMGGISKPVRFGSQAAVDFSRWYSIGFQMLTFLVMLLHGLYACILYAFNRQERSLLVGALLTLSVGITVTMGHDNILMLWLPINYTWGIKIRLISLLLQNACILLLFQRLTVVHVRKAWLKWHVVMTLIYTAVIVVVPIHITYAMIHYNVINLFFLVSLIWFLYIVGTMIFRKQSDRDIVFLLLTAGGITSNLLWSVAETARDVTTVYYPIDIIFAITGFSAYWFKKYFRNAKENMKLNTELQKGDKIKDQFLANTSHELRTPLHGIINIAHNVITREKSRLDERSLEDMELLITIGRRMSHLLGDLLDVVRLKEHRIVLRQGPLSIQSVVPGVIAMLQFMAERKPVRLNMEITESFPLVMADEERLVQILYNLLHNALKHTEEGTISVSAEIREGHALIHVADTGIGMDEDTRMRIFLPYEQGSYGISDGQGIGLGLNICKELVELHGGALTVRSELGKGSVFSFDLPLADEAADQAQSQLPLIWEQAAEMMEDAPSGFLLPRPGMGDAEALATAEMAPLLKEGRATILAVDDDPVNLDVLVSILSTEPYDITTAGSGQEAMELLGTRQWDLLITDVMMPNMSGYELTQKVRAQFSMSELPVLLLTARSQPPDIYTGFASGANDYVTKPVDAVELKYRIRALTMLNQSIQERLRMEAAYLQAQIQPHFLFNTLNSLMVLSDIDTEHMRKLGEAFSSYLRISFNYLNTGELVKLSHELELVEAYLFIEKTRFEDRLSVVLNVEPDLSLLLPPLSIQPLIENAVRHGLLSRNVGGTLCLSITRHEGYTRIEVKDNGKGMEPEKVAELLHATLGGKGGIGIANTNRRLLQRYGQGLSIVSEPGEGTMVSFDIPDEI; encoded by the coding sequence ATGAAATTACTTCAAACGAAACGTAGGGACCGTTACAAATATTTGATCATCATGCTAATTATTTTTGGAGTGTTAATTGGCATGCGCTCGGTATGGTCAGAGTTATTCCACACAGTAGATGAGCATCGCGCCGTTAACGGGGTGCTTGATCTGAGAGATGTGGATCTGGATCAGTCCCCTGTCATGTACTTGAATGGGGAATGGGAACTTTACCCGGATGAGTTACTAACCCAACAAGATATTGCGAAGAGGAATGGCGGTGCGAAGAGTGTTCAGGTCCCAGGAGACTGGAGGATTGGACAGAGTCAGGAACAAGAGAATTCGTTCGGATACGGAACGTATCGATTGCGCATTTTGACAGATCCACTTCAGACGCCGGTAACCTTTTGGTTCAAAGGGATTCAAAGTTCATCCGAGGTTGAGATGAATGGATACAACGACGGGGGGATGGGTGAGGTCTCCGCGGATAGCAGTACATATATACCCCGAAGTACTTCGTATACAGCGACCTATGATCAGGAAGGAACAACCTCCATTGAACTATTGGTCCGTGTAGCCAATTACGACAGCCCGTATATGGGCGGAATTAGCAAACCTGTTCGCTTTGGTTCACAGGCAGCCGTTGATTTTTCGCGTTGGTATTCCATTGGTTTTCAGATGCTCACCTTTCTGGTTATGCTCCTCCACGGCTTGTATGCCTGTATTCTTTACGCATTTAATCGACAGGAACGTTCCTTGCTGGTTGGAGCCCTATTAACTTTATCTGTGGGCATCACGGTTACGATGGGTCATGACAATATATTGATGTTATGGCTTCCAATTAATTATACCTGGGGCATTAAAATTCGATTGATCTCATTGTTGCTGCAAAATGCTTGTATCCTTCTGTTATTCCAGAGATTAACGGTGGTTCATGTACGAAAGGCATGGCTAAAGTGGCATGTTGTCATGACCTTGATCTATACGGCCGTGATTGTGGTGGTGCCCATTCATATTACATATGCCATGATCCATTACAACGTTATTAACCTATTCTTTCTTGTATCTCTGATCTGGTTCCTATATATCGTCGGAACGATGATCTTCAGGAAACAGTCGGACCGGGATATTGTTTTTCTGCTGCTTACTGCAGGAGGTATTACATCCAACCTGTTGTGGAGTGTGGCCGAGACAGCCAGAGATGTGACAACAGTCTATTATCCTATTGACATTATCTTTGCCATTACCGGCTTCTCCGCCTATTGGTTCAAGAAATACTTCAGGAATGCCAAAGAGAATATGAAGCTGAATACAGAACTGCAGAAGGGTGACAAAATTAAAGATCAATTCTTGGCGAATACATCACATGAACTGCGGACCCCGCTGCACGGGATCATTAACATCGCTCACAACGTGATTACCCGAGAGAAAAGCCGGTTGGATGAACGAAGCCTGGAGGATATGGAGTTGCTGATTACGATCGGTCGACGGATGTCACATCTCCTTGGTGATCTACTGGATGTAGTCCGGCTGAAGGAGCACCGCATTGTGTTACGTCAGGGGCCTCTTTCCATACAGTCGGTTGTGCCTGGCGTTATCGCCATGCTGCAATTCATGGCAGAACGAAAACCAGTCCGCCTTAATATGGAGATTACGGAATCGTTCCCACTGGTCATGGCTGATGAAGAAAGGCTCGTTCAGATTTTGTATAATCTGCTGCATAACGCGCTTAAACATACGGAGGAAGGAACGATATCCGTAAGTGCCGAAATTCGTGAAGGACATGCTCTGATTCATGTGGCCGATACAGGCATTGGCATGGATGAGGATACACGGATGCGCATTTTCCTTCCGTATGAACAAGGGTCGTATGGAATCAGTGATGGACAAGGCATCGGGCTTGGACTGAACATCTGCAAAGAGCTCGTAGAACTGCACGGCGGGGCACTTACGGTTCGCTCGGAACTCGGAAAGGGCTCGGTATTCAGCTTCGATCTGCCACTCGCGGATGAAGCCGCCGATCAGGCTCAGTCACAACTTCCCCTGATATGGGAACAGGCCGCCGAGATGATGGAAGATGCACCTAGCGGATTTCTGTTACCCCGCCCAGGTATGGGGGACGCGGAAGCCTTGGCGACAGCAGAGATGGCTCCGTTGTTAAAAGAGGGGAGAGCTACCATTCTGGCTGTGGATGATGATCCGGTGAATCTGGATGTGTTAGTCAGCATTCTTTCGACGGAACCATATGATATAACTACAGCAGGTTCGGGTCAGGAAGCGATGGAATTGCTCGGCACACGTCAATGGGATCTGCTCATTACAGATGTGATGATGCCCAATATGTCCGGATATGAGTTAACCCAGAAGGTGAGGGCACAATTCTCGATGTCGGAGCTTCCTGTGCTGCTGTTGACGGCACGAAGTCAGCCGCCAGATATCTACACGGGGTTTGCATCGGGGGCCAATGATTATGTCACGAAGCCTGTGGATGCGGTGGAACTGAAATATCGGATACGTGCATTGACCATGCTAAATCAGTCTATCCAAGAGCGCCTGCGCATGGAGGCCGCGTATTTACAGGCTCAGATTCAGCCCCATTTTCTGTTCAATACGCTGAATTCACTTATGGTTTTAAGTGATATTGATACAGAGCATATGCGGAAGCTTGGTGAAGCTTTTTCATCCTATTTACGGATCAGCTTCAACTATCTCAATACAGGGGAACTGGTGAAATTATCACACGAGCTGGAACTCGTGGAAGCCTATCTTTTTATTGAAAAAACAAGATTCGAAGATCGCTTGTCGGTGGTATTAAACGTAGAGCCAGACCTTTCGTTACTTCTCCCGCCGCTATCGATTCAGCCCTTGATTGAAAATGCCGTCAGACACGGTCTATTAAGTCGAAATGTAGGCGGTACGTTATGCCTGTCCATCACTCGCCATGAGGGTTATACCCGTATTGAGGTGAAGGATAATGGCAAAGGCATGGAACCCGAGAAGGTTGCTGAGCTACTGCATGCTACGCTGGGCGGAAAAGGCGGGATAGGCATTGCAAATACAAACCGCAGGCTGCTGCAACGGTATGGTCAGGGATTATCAATCGTAAGTGAGCCGGGCGAGGGAACGATGGTATCATTTGATATTCCGGATGAGATATAA
- a CDS encoding dihydroorotate dehydrogenase electron transfer subunit produces the protein MAMIISNEELVPGIYVMKIEGNYKGHMGQFYMLRSGRNYPLLPRPISIYDIGDGGITFLYRVVGEGTRQLSLLQPGQELQLEGPFGNGFPQIEGSLALIGGGMGTAPLLLAAKHYQKSHVYLGFAQQAFGVEAFEAVAPSVQVKVGGSIVEQVDPAGYTTIFACGPTPMLQALALKTACTSARLYISTERHMACGIGACLGCTIRTHAGNRRVCKEGPVFPVEELKFDALHGV, from the coding sequence ATGGCTATGATCATATCGAATGAAGAATTGGTTCCGGGCATATATGTGATGAAGATTGAGGGCAATTACAAAGGTCATATGGGGCAGTTCTACATGCTCCGTAGCGGGAGGAATTACCCCCTGTTGCCCAGACCGATTAGCATCTATGATATCGGAGACGGTGGAATCACCTTTTTATATCGTGTTGTTGGAGAAGGCACACGTCAGTTATCCCTGCTACAGCCGGGTCAGGAGCTTCAACTGGAGGGGCCTTTCGGCAATGGTTTTCCGCAGATTGAGGGAAGTCTGGCGCTCATTGGCGGTGGAATGGGCACAGCTCCATTGCTTCTGGCAGCCAAGCATTACCAGAAATCACATGTGTATCTGGGATTTGCCCAGCAAGCCTTCGGGGTTGAGGCATTCGAGGCCGTGGCTCCATCTGTGCAGGTCAAGGTAGGCGGAAGTATTGTGGAGCAGGTTGATCCGGCAGGTTACACTACTATATTTGCCTGCGGTCCGACTCCAATGCTGCAAGCTCTTGCGCTGAAAACGGCGTGCACGTCTGCTCGTTTATATATTTCCACAGAGCGGCATATGGCCTGTGGCATTGGCGCCTGTCTGGGTTGCACAATACGTACCCATGCAGGCAATCGCAGAGTGTGCAAGGAAGGTCCTGTATTCCCGGTGGAGGAGTTGAAATTTGATGCTCTCCATGGCGTGTAA
- a CDS encoding amino acid ABC transporter ATP-binding protein, producing the protein MITVQNLKKQFGANEVLKDISTTIREKEVVCVIGPSGSGKSTFLRCLNLLEGVTSGKVTIGGIEVTSPKTDIDQLRTNVGMVFQQFNLFPHLTVLENIMLAPKHIKKLSKAENEKKSMELLGKVGLSQKRDAYPEQLSGGQQQRVAIARALAMNPSVMLFDEPTSALDPEMVGEVLQVMKDLAHEGITMIVVTHEMGFAREVADRVIFMDGGYIVEEGTPEEIFQNTRHERTKAFLGKVL; encoded by the coding sequence ATGATTACCGTACAGAACCTGAAAAAGCAGTTTGGTGCCAATGAGGTGTTGAAGGACATCTCCACAACGATTCGGGAGAAAGAAGTTGTATGCGTCATCGGGCCTTCCGGGTCTGGTAAAAGTACGTTTTTGCGCTGTCTCAATCTGCTGGAGGGTGTGACGTCTGGCAAGGTGACGATTGGTGGTATTGAGGTCACTTCACCCAAGACGGATATCGATCAGTTACGAACCAATGTGGGCATGGTGTTTCAACAGTTCAACCTCTTCCCGCATCTGACCGTGCTGGAGAATATCATGCTCGCGCCGAAGCATATCAAGAAACTGAGCAAAGCCGAGAATGAGAAAAAATCAATGGAACTGCTCGGCAAGGTTGGGCTGTCTCAGAAGAGGGATGCTTATCCCGAGCAGTTGTCAGGTGGGCAACAACAGCGTGTAGCCATCGCGCGTGCACTCGCCATGAACCCAAGTGTGATGTTGTTCGACGAACCTACGTCTGCACTGGACCCGGAGATGGTTGGAGAAGTGCTGCAAGTCATGAAAGACCTCGCTCATGAGGGAATTACGATGATTGTTGTTACACATGAGATGGGCTTTGCCCGTGAGGTAGCGGATCGGGTGATCTTTATGGATGGCGGATATATTGTAGAAGAAGGCACGCCTGAAGAGATCTTTCAGAATACCCGACATGAGCGGACCAAGGCGTTTCTGGGTAAGGTTTTATAA
- a CDS encoding amino acid ABC transporter permease, with protein sequence MDSSLQVIIDALPLLLEGTVVTLKLVVISLIIAMVIGLISGLMSTSLNRLLRLVATLYVDIIRGTPLLVQVYFIYFGLPVFLDMRIPAMTAGIIAISLNAGAYISEIFRAGINSISNGQHEAARSLGLTRFQTMRLVVLPQATRRMIPTFVNQFIITIKDTSLLSAIGIAELTQSGEIIISSNFRAFEIWGVVGIFYLIIIVLLSRASRFIERRYAIR encoded by the coding sequence ATGGACTCCTCCTTACAAGTCATAATAGACGCACTGCCTCTTCTGTTAGAGGGTACAGTAGTTACGTTGAAACTAGTCGTGATCTCGCTCATCATTGCGATGGTGATCGGATTGATCTCAGGTCTGATGAGCACTTCTTTGAATCGATTGCTGCGGCTGGTAGCTACACTTTACGTGGATATCATCCGTGGCACACCCCTTCTGGTGCAGGTATATTTCATCTACTTCGGTCTGCCTGTGTTCCTGGATATGCGCATTCCGGCGATGACCGCAGGGATCATTGCGATTAGTCTGAATGCCGGAGCCTACATCTCGGAGATCTTCCGGGCAGGGATTAATTCCATTAGCAACGGGCAGCATGAGGCGGCGCGATCCCTGGGTTTAACTCGTTTCCAGACGATGCGACTGGTCGTGTTGCCTCAAGCAACCCGGCGCATGATCCCTACCTTTGTGAACCAGTTCATTATTACGATTAAGGATACATCGCTGTTGTCGGCGATCGGTATCGCAGAATTAACGCAGAGCGGGGAGATTATTATTTCCTCCAACTTCCGGGCATTCGAAATCTGGGGTGTAGTGGGCATATTCTATCTGATCATTATTGTGCTATTGTCCCGGGCTTCCCGGTTCATTGAGAGGAGGTATGCGATCCGATGA